The sequence TAAGAGGCAAAGATTTAAGTTGTTGTAATGTGAAAGCAACCTGCGGTTTTACAATTGCAGTCAGAATACAAATCGGAGTGATCTCATCTAAGCCTAATTTTAACCTGATATCATCGGCCTCTTCAAGAATCTGGTCTACAAATTCGCCCTCACCTACCTCAGCAGGAAGATGTGTGGTTTTTGGATAATCTTCGATTCGGACGTCTGCCCATTCGTAGAAATATCCGGGATCTTTATCGATGTTTTTTAAGAATTCATTAAGTCCGATATCTTTATGCATTAAAGCCTGAAGAATGTGTGGACCGCCGTATGTCGCATTGTAATTCTCTCTTGCAATGGACTGGGCAATGTGAAAAAGTTGTTTTACTGTTTCGTTGGTAACTAATACTCCCATTTATTTTTCAATATTAATATTTGTGGTGACATTTTATTTTGGTGTAACTAAAATAAGTTTTTTTGTCAATCACTAAAATTAATAATGGTTTATTTGAGAGTGTGAGTGTTTTTGGAATCGAATAATAATTTTACATCTAATTGTTTTGAATTTTAAAACTCTTTCTAATAAGATTTACTCATATGCTTTAATAGATTTTTCCGAAAATATTCAAGCATAAAAAAACCGCATTGCTGCGGTTTCTTTTAGTGTAATTTATACAAGGTGATTATCTACCCATATTTCTTAGTTGATCATATTGTTGCATGTAACCGTCTACTCCTACAGTTGCAAGAATGAAAATAGTATAAATAAGCTGAATTGCTCCTAAGGCAAGCCCAATAATGCATAAAATTCTTCCTGTATTCAAATTGCTAAAATCTGAATATTCTGATGGATTTTGATCATACAAAAGCTTATCACTTTTATATTTGTTTAATCCGATAAGTCCGCAGATAATACCTACTAAACCTGTACAACAACAAGTTCCAACGATTGATACGATTCCCAAGATTAGCACCGTTTGTGCGTTTGGCAGCTTTTGATTCATAATTTGATTTTTTAATGTTTAATATTTTGATTTAAAAATAATGTTTATAAAAGTAAGAAAATACCATGATTAGTGAGTTAATAATTGCTAAAAATATTAAAATCTGACCATAATTTCTTTTTTATCAATAAAATTGAGGGCTACAAAACCAAAAAACAAGAGTAAAGTATATACTGCAGGAAACATGTGGAATGCTTCGGTAAACTTACCATTAAAAACTAATACAATTGCCCTTTGGGTACCACATCCGAAGCATTCTATCCCTAAGAATTTTTTGCTTGGGCAAGGCAACATATAATCTTCAATCTTCATAATTTATTTTGTGATTTTGATGAGGCTAAAATTAAGAAGAAATTTTCGCTCTGAGGTACTGATGCGGAAAAAAACTTTCTTCATTCATTTCAAAAGAACCTTGAACCGCAATATATGGGTTTCTGAGAATCTCTCTTGCCACAAAAATAAGATCAGCTTCGCCTTTTTGCAAAATTTCTTCAGCCTGAGAAGTTGAAGTAATCAAACCAACAGCTCCTGTTTTCACTTCTGCTTCATTTTTAACCTGAGAAGAAAATGGAACTTGGTAACCGTCAAAAACAGAAATTTTCGCACCATGAATATTTCCTCCGCTTGAAACGTCTACTAAATCTACAGCATGATTCTTTAACATTTTAGCTAATTCTACACTGTCATTGATATCCCAACCGTTTTCAGCATATTCAGTTCCTGAAATTCTTACGAATAGCGCAACGTTTTGATTCAATTCTTCGTTGACTGCATCAATTATTTCTAGTAAAAATCTGCTTCTGTTTTCAAAACTTCCGCCATATTCATCAGTTCGTATGTTTGAAAGCGGTGATAAAAACTGATGAACTAAATATCCATGGGCACCATGAATTTCAATAACATCAAAACCTGCATGTACTGCTCTTTTTGCTGCATCTTTAAAATTCTGAACTAAATCTTTTATCTCTTCCACTGACAATTCTTGTGGAATTCTCTCCGTCGGATGATACGGAATCGGGCTTGGAGCAATGGTTTCCCAGCCTACTTCCAAAGAAATTTGTTTACTTTCCCAAGTTGAACCTTTTCTGCCTGCGTGAGCAATCTGAATTCCAATTTTTGAATCTGAGTTTTTGTGCACAAATTCTACGATTTTCTGAAGTTTTCCAGCCTGCTCATCGTTCCAGATTCCCATGCAGTTATTGGTAATGCGACCACGAGGTTCTACGCCGGTAGCTTCCACCATGATTAAACCTGTTCCGCCCTGAGCACGACTTCCGTAATGCACGTAATGAAAATCATTAGCCAATCCGTTTTCACAAGAATACATGCACATTGGTGACATCACCCAACGGTTTTTCAGTTCTACATTTCTAAATTTTATCGGAGTATATAACATTGGATTTAATTTTTTAAAAGTTTAAAATTACAAATTTAGTATCGTAACAAAGATATTGCCAGCTTCCCTAAAAAGGATTACATTTATCGCCCTTTTTACGGCGACAAAATGAAAAAAGATATACAAATAGGTTACGAACATTTCACAAGCATCAACGAACTGACTGAAACAGAAAAACTGCTTTTTGCAAAAGCAAAACAGGCACGTGAAAATGGCTATGCACCTTACTCCAACTTTTTGGTAGGATGCTCGGTTTTGCTGGAAAACGGAGAAATATACACGGGAAACAATCAGGAAAACGCAGCGTTCCCATCGGGACTTTGTGCGGAAAGAACCGCTCTATTTTGGATCGGCGCTAATTTTCCGAATGAAATCATTAAGAAAATATTTATTATTGGCGGACCGAGAGAATTTTCAGAAAAAACACCACCTATCCCACCTTGTGGAGCGTGCAGACAAAGTTTAATGGAATATGAAACGAAGCAGAATGAAAATATTGATGTTTATTTTTCAAATTTAAATGAAGAAGTTTTTAAAGTAAATTCCATAAAAGATTTGCTACCGTTTTATTTTGACTCGACATTTTTGTAGATTGAGGATAAGGTTAAGGCTGAGACTTAGGTTAAAAAAATAAGTGCAAGCCCCACAGATTACGCAAATTTGCACATATAAAAATTATTCTCAAAATTTAATTTCAAATCATTGTGCGAGAAAATTCTCTCAATTGATGTTTTATAGAATTTTTAAAAAACCATCGTAAAAATTAACAATTTCTCATTGCCTCTTATGAATTAAAAACTTAAATTTGCACTGATTTAAAAAAGGGAATTCGGTGAAAATCCGAAGCAGACCCGCTACTGTAAGTGATGTTTGATTATATTAAGAAAACATACACAAGTCAGACACCTTTTTAAATTTATTACATAGATGAAGCTTTCGTGGAGTGAGGCGTAGTCGGTTTAAAAACCTATTTGTATCAAACAATAATAGGTTAATTCCTTCTATTCATTACATTCACAAAGCCATCATTAAGGCTTTATTAGAATTGAATGAATAAATATTTTTACTCTGCTTCGCTGCTGTTTTTGTTGGCTACACCTGTTTCTCTTTTTTCGCAAGAAAAAGAAAGTGACAGCATTCGTACTGAAACAATAAGGGCTCTTATCCTCAATATGAAGCGTCAGGAAACCGGTGTTATTTCTTCACAAAAACTTTCCGGTGCCGAGCTTGAAAAACTGAACAGTACTTCTGTAGCAGATGCTGTGAGGTATTTTTCCGGAGTCCAGCTGAAAGATTATGGCGGAATTGGTGGTATGAAAACCGTAAATATCCGGGCGATGGGAACGCAACACGTTGGTGTTTTCTATGACGGAATTGCCCTTGGAAATGCACAAAACGGAACGGTAGATTTAGGCAGATTTTCTTTAGATAATTTAGAATCAATCTCATTGTACAACGGTCAAAAGAGCGAAATTTTTCAGTCCGCGAAAGACTTTGGTTCTTCAGGATCTATTTATTTGAAAAGCAGAACTCCGGTTTTTAAAGATTCTAAAAAAACCAATGTGAATCTTCACTTCCGCTCGGGATCTTTTGGAATAATTAACCCATCAGTATTGCTTGAACAAAAACTTAATGACAATATAAGCGTTGCCTTAAGCACAGAATATCTTACTGCAAATGGCGAATATAAATTTCATCAGAGAGTTGCTTTACCCGATGGAAGCCTCGGTTGGGAACGCCAAGGTACAAGAACGAATGGTGATGTGGAAGCTCTAAGAGCTGAAGCAGGAGTTTTCGGTAAAATCAATAACGGAACTTGGAAACTGAAAACCTATTATTACGATTCTGAAAGAGGAGTTCCTGGCGCCGTGACAAAATACAATGATATTTTCTCGAGCCGACAATGGGATAAAAATTTCTTTGTACAGGGAAGTTTTGAAAAAGAAATTTCTCCTAAATATAAATTTCTCATTAGTTCAAAATTTGCTGATGACTACACTCATTATTACAATGATAACCCAGGCGGAACGCCACTTTTCATCGATAATACATACAAACAGCAGGAGGTTTATATATCAACCGCACACCAATATTCTCCTTATAAATTTTGGAAAATCAATTTATCTGTAGATTATCAATTTAATACTTTGGATGCCAATTTAAGACAGTTTGCCTATCCCGAAAGAAATACAGAGCTTGTGGCACTGGCAACTCAGCTTGATTTTAAAAAATTTAAAATACAAGGAAGCATTTTAGGAACTTTTGTGCAGGAAAAAATAGAAAACACCCTATTTTCAACACCTCAAAACCGTTCTGAATTTACGCCTACGGTATTCGCTTCTTATCAGCCGTTTTCCGCAGAATTTAAAGTTCACGGTTTTTATAAAAGGATTTTCAGGATGCCTACCTTCAATGATTTGTATTACACGGAAGTCGGAAGTTCGCAACTGAAACCTGAATTTACCAATCAGTACGATCTAGGATTTACATTTAACAAAGATTTTAATACTGGCGTTTTAAAAAACATCAACCTGATTGCTGATGCTTATTACAATCGTGTTCAGAACAAAATTATAGCTTATCCAAAAGGGCAACTATTCCGTTGGACGATGGAGAATTTGGGTGAAGTGGAAATAAAAGGCGTAGATCTTTCGGCACAGGCAATCTGGTTGCTTTCAGAAAATTTATTATTGAGCAACCGTTTTACTTATACTTTTACAGAAGCTTTAAATATTACCAAAACCAATATTACTTCTTACTACAGGCATCAGATTCCGTATACTGCAAAGAATAATGCAAGTGCCCTGCTCGGGCTTACCTACAAAGACTGGCAACTGAATTACAGTTTCGTCTACGTTGGCGAAAGGTACAATATGTCTGAAAATATTCCTGTAAACTATGAACAGCCTTGGTACACGAGCGATATTTCGGGAACGAAAGAATTTAAAATGAATGACTGGAAATTCAGATTAGGCTTGGAAGTGAATAATCTTTTGGATCAGAATTACAGCGTTATCAAAAATTACCCAATGCCGGGACGAAATTACAGAGTCAGCCTGAGAGTAACCTTTTAATGAGATTTAGACATGAAAAAAATATATTTATTCTTAGTTTTCTTTTTGATTCTTACAGCTCAGTCTTGTAGAGAAGATTATGATTACATTAATTATGGTGCAGTCTATACGGGAGTTCAGGAGCCGGAAGACATCAACATCAAAGGTCTTTATGTACTTAATGAGGGCAATATGGGAAGCAACAAAGCTTCTATAGATTTTTTTGATTATTCTACCGGAGTTTTTACCGAAAATTATTACAATGCTCAAAATCCTACAGTAGTTAACAGTCTGGGAGATGTAGGAAACGATATTAAAACGTATAAAGATAAATTGTACGCTGTCATCAATCTTTCAAATTATATTGAAGTGATGGATGCCAAAACAGCAAAACATATTGGAGAAATCCAGATTCAAAACTGCAGGTACATTAATTTTCATAAAGATTACGCTTACATTACGTCTTACGGTGGTGCCGTTGGAGCATCACAGCCCGGATATGTGGTAAAAGTAGACGTCAATACCCTGCAAATTGTCGGTAAGCTCTATGTTGGAAAACAACCCGACGAACTAGAAGTTGTAGGAGATAAATTATATGTTACGAATTCTGGTGCATACAGTGGTCCTGATTATGACAATACTGTTTCTGTCATTGATCTGAATACTTTTACCGAGATTAAAAAAATACCTGTTGCCATCAATTTAAGTAAAATTAAAAAAGATGACACGGGAAAGCTTTGGATAACCTCGCGTGGAAACTTCGGTAACATTCCTCCAAAAACGTATGTTTTAAATCCTCAGACTGATCAGGTTATCAAAGAATTTAATATTCCTGTAAGTAATTTTTCAATTGTTGAAAACAGACTGTACTATATCAGTTATGAATGGACTTCTGGAGGCGCAACCAGCAGTTACGGAATCATTAATACTGACACGCTAGAAAAAACAAGCAATAATTTTATAACAGACGGAACAGACACCAAAATTGTCATTCCATACGGCATTGCTGCAAACCCTGTCAATGGTGACATTTTTATTTCAGACGCTAAAGATTACACTTCTTCCGGCGAGCTTTTCTGCTACAACAAATTCGGAAAATTAAAATGGAAAGTCAAGACGGGAGACATTCCGGGACATTTAACTTTTTTATATAAATAATTCAATTAAAATAATTCAAAAAAATGAAACATTTTTACTCTAATTTTTTAAAGCTAAGTTTTGCATTGGCAGGCTTTGTATTGACATCTGCACAGTATTCTAATGGGTATATTGTATCCAATGAAGGGAACTTTGGTTCTCCAACAGCGGAAATTTCTTACATTGATGCCAACAATAATATCACAAATAATATTTACCATCTTGCCAACAATAATGAAGCTTTGGGAGACGTTTTGCAATCTATGTATTTTAATGGAGATAAATCTTATTTAGTATTAAATGCGTCCAACAAAGTAGTAGTAACAAACAGAGCAAGTTTTGTAAAATCAGGAGAAATTACCAATCTTGAATTTCCAAGATA comes from Chryseobacterium sp. 3008163 and encodes:
- a CDS encoding CCC motif membrane protein; amino-acid sequence: MNQKLPNAQTVLILGIVSIVGTCCCTGLVGIICGLIGLNKYKSDKLLYDQNPSEYSDFSNLNTGRILCIIGLALGAIQLIYTIFILATVGVDGYMQQYDQLRNMGR
- a CDS encoding DUF2752 domain-containing protein, with product MKIEDYMLPCPSKKFLGIECFGCGTQRAIVLVFNGKFTEAFHMFPAVYTLLLFFGFVALNFIDKKEIMVRF
- the namA gene encoding NADPH dehydrogenase NamA codes for the protein MLYTPIKFRNVELKNRWVMSPMCMYSCENGLANDFHYVHYGSRAQGGTGLIMVEATGVEPRGRITNNCMGIWNDEQAGKLQKIVEFVHKNSDSKIGIQIAHAGRKGSTWESKQISLEVGWETIAPSPIPYHPTERIPQELSVEEIKDLVQNFKDAAKRAVHAGFDVIEIHGAHGYLVHQFLSPLSNIRTDEYGGSFENRSRFLLEIIDAVNEELNQNVALFVRISGTEYAENGWDINDSVELAKMLKNHAVDLVDVSSGGNIHGAKISVFDGYQVPFSSQVKNEAEVKTGAVGLITSTSQAEEILQKGEADLIFVAREILRNPYIAVQGSFEMNEESFFPHQYLRAKISS
- a CDS encoding cytidine deaminase, with amino-acid sequence MKKDIQIGYEHFTSINELTETEKLLFAKAKQARENGYAPYSNFLVGCSVLLENGEIYTGNNQENAAFPSGLCAERTALFWIGANFPNEIIKKIFIIGGPREFSEKTPPIPPCGACRQSLMEYETKQNENIDVYFSNLNEEVFKVNSIKDLLPFYFDSTFL
- a CDS encoding TonB-dependent receptor plug domain-containing protein; translated protein: MNKYFYSASLLFLLATPVSLFSQEKESDSIRTETIRALILNMKRQETGVISSQKLSGAELEKLNSTSVADAVRYFSGVQLKDYGGIGGMKTVNIRAMGTQHVGVFYDGIALGNAQNGTVDLGRFSLDNLESISLYNGQKSEIFQSAKDFGSSGSIYLKSRTPVFKDSKKTNVNLHFRSGSFGIINPSVLLEQKLNDNISVALSTEYLTANGEYKFHQRVALPDGSLGWERQGTRTNGDVEALRAEAGVFGKINNGTWKLKTYYYDSERGVPGAVTKYNDIFSSRQWDKNFFVQGSFEKEISPKYKFLISSKFADDYTHYYNDNPGGTPLFIDNTYKQQEVYISTAHQYSPYKFWKINLSVDYQFNTLDANLRQFAYPERNTELVALATQLDFKKFKIQGSILGTFVQEKIENTLFSTPQNRSEFTPTVFASYQPFSAEFKVHGFYKRIFRMPTFNDLYYTEVGSSQLKPEFTNQYDLGFTFNKDFNTGVLKNINLIADAYYNRVQNKIIAYPKGQLFRWTMENLGEVEIKGVDLSAQAIWLLSENLLLSNRFTYTFTEALNITKTNITSYYRHQIPYTAKNNASALLGLTYKDWQLNYSFVYVGERYNMSENIPVNYEQPWYTSDISGTKEFKMNDWKFRLGLEVNNLLDQNYSVIKNYPMPGRNYRVSLRVTF
- a CDS encoding YncE family protein is translated as MKKIYLFLVFFLILTAQSCREDYDYINYGAVYTGVQEPEDINIKGLYVLNEGNMGSNKASIDFFDYSTGVFTENYYNAQNPTVVNSLGDVGNDIKTYKDKLYAVINLSNYIEVMDAKTAKHIGEIQIQNCRYINFHKDYAYITSYGGAVGASQPGYVVKVDVNTLQIVGKLYVGKQPDELEVVGDKLYVTNSGAYSGPDYDNTVSVIDLNTFTEIKKIPVAINLSKIKKDDTGKLWITSRGNFGNIPPKTYVLNPQTDQVIKEFNIPVSNFSIVENRLYYISYEWTSGGATSSYGIINTDTLEKTSNNFITDGTDTKIVIPYGIAANPVNGDIFISDAKDYTSSGELFCYNKFGKLKWKVKTGDIPGHLTFLYK